From one Acidibrevibacterium fodinaquatile genomic stretch:
- a CDS encoding ATP-binding domain-containing protein — MSIRAVEGAAGCGKTHRLMAMLAETLAAHPLTEGQRVLALTFMHGARRRLSDRLKGVAGLAGRVQCCTVDAFAWRIYRRWRGLATALGVPATIEGEFDAVCDAAGLLLEQPDVRSWTAMSFPIVLVDEGQDLRPQRLRMLVALSGATHALIAADEFQCLDQALRPNPLVAWLQNAAVPETLVQVRRTNVGGLLAAATAIRSSQAPVNGQGFRILQPGVSVPLAATLLANAIAWRQGGDVAVITPALQGGYAQSVIARVGQGPCGQQQNGPYSIHWEGTDRDETQRIVGALQLPAAPTATEAFAALRALPASGPARATIDWINNQIHAVGRLAFTREEIEAVIARNVALRRQHGGGGSHLFNAMTVQQAKNREFEGVVVIWPYQVGGDVEHKRRLLYNAVTRAKRWCNIIVQSQNILGSAPFA, encoded by the coding sequence GTGAGCATTCGCGCGGTCGAGGGGGCCGCGGGTTGCGGGAAAACGCACCGCCTCATGGCGATGCTCGCGGAAACGCTCGCCGCCCATCCGTTGACCGAGGGTCAGCGTGTGCTCGCCTTGACCTTCATGCACGGAGCTCGGCGACGGCTATCGGATCGCCTCAAAGGCGTGGCCGGTCTTGCTGGGCGGGTCCAATGCTGCACTGTGGATGCCTTCGCATGGCGCATTTACCGACGTTGGCGTGGGCTCGCGACCGCACTTGGCGTTCCTGCTACCATCGAGGGCGAGTTCGATGCGGTGTGCGATGCGGCTGGATTGCTGCTTGAACAACCGGACGTTCGCTCGTGGACGGCTATGAGCTTCCCGATCGTCCTCGTGGATGAAGGCCAGGATCTGCGACCGCAGCGCTTGCGCATGTTGGTGGCGCTGTCGGGAGCGACGCACGCGCTGATAGCGGCAGATGAGTTTCAATGCCTAGATCAAGCGCTTCGCCCGAACCCTCTCGTGGCATGGCTGCAGAATGCAGCAGTGCCTGAAACGCTAGTCCAGGTTCGGAGAACAAACGTTGGGGGCCTTCTCGCGGCGGCAACGGCGATCCGGAGCAGCCAGGCGCCGGTGAACGGCCAGGGTTTTCGTATACTGCAGCCAGGCGTGAGCGTGCCGCTTGCGGCCACATTGCTCGCCAACGCAATCGCCTGGCGTCAGGGCGGCGATGTCGCGGTTATCACTCCAGCGCTACAGGGCGGGTATGCGCAGTCGGTAATAGCCAGGGTGGGGCAAGGACCCTGTGGTCAGCAGCAAAATGGGCCGTACTCCATCCACTGGGAAGGAACCGACCGCGATGAGACACAGCGCATCGTCGGAGCCCTCCAGCTTCCTGCGGCCCCCACGGCCACAGAGGCGTTCGCAGCTCTGCGCGCCCTTCCTGCGTCCGGGCCAGCACGAGCGACGATTGATTGGATCAACAATCAGATTCACGCAGTTGGGCGCTTGGCCTTTACCCGCGAGGAAATCGAAGCGGTGATCGCGCGAAACGTAGCGTTGCGCAGGCAGCATGGTGGCGGCGGGTCGCATCTCTTCAACGCAATGACGGTTCAACAGGCCAAAAATCGCGAGTTCGAGGGCGTCGTCGTCATCTGGCCGTATCAGGTGGGGGGCGATGTCGAGCACAAGCGCCGGCTGCTTTACAACGCGGTCACGCGAGCGAAGCGGTGGTGCAACATCATCGTTCAAAGCCAGAATATTCTCGGGTCGGCGCCGTTTGCTTAA
- a CDS encoding GNAT family N-acetyltransferase — protein sequence MSVRFAIEPLAKAHKRADFTCGNDRVDSYFRETVSQDVKRKYATCFVAREIATDRVAGFYTLSSSNVPLNEVPEPLATRLPRYPTVPAVLIGWLGRHSDYAGQGLGEALLFDAIKTVATAPIGAHAIFADAIDDQAAAFYAAFGFTPLDRRPRTLYLPIRTALNLISP from the coding sequence GTGAGCGTCCGCTTCGCCATCGAGCCGCTGGCGAAGGCACACAAGCGGGCGGATTTCACCTGCGGCAATGACCGGGTCGACAGCTACTTCCGCGAGACCGTCTCGCAGGACGTGAAGCGCAAATACGCCACCTGTTTCGTCGCCAGGGAGATCGCGACGGATCGAGTGGCCGGCTTCTATACCCTGTCGTCCAGCAATGTGCCCTTGAACGAGGTTCCCGAGCCGCTGGCAACGAGGCTGCCGCGCTACCCGACCGTTCCCGCCGTGCTGATCGGCTGGCTTGGGCGGCATAGCGATTATGCCGGACAAGGGCTCGGGGAAGCCCTGCTGTTCGACGCCATCAAGACCGTGGCGACAGCGCCGATCGGCGCCCACGCCATCTTCGCCGACGCGATCGACGACCAAGCGGCAGCCTTCTATGCCGCCTTCGGTTTCACGCCTTTGGACCGGCGGCCACGCACCCTCTATCTGCCGATCAGAACGGCGTTGAACCTGATATCGCCATGA
- a CDS encoding type II toxin-antitoxin system TacA family antitoxin, with the protein MPKPQVEAETARLEARIPVQVYDQMQRAARLRGLTLTGYLIATAGEDARRVVEDAEIMRLAREDQIRFAEALINPPQPNERLARAAKRHAELIERR; encoded by the coding sequence ATGCCCAAGCCGCAAGTCGAAGCTGAGACCGCGCGGTTGGAAGCGCGGATTCCGGTCCAAGTCTATGACCAGATGCAGCGCGCCGCCCGTCTGCGCGGCCTGACCCTGACCGGCTACCTCATCGCTACCGCCGGCGAGGACGCAAGGCGCGTCGTCGAGGATGCCGAGATCATGCGTCTTGCGCGCGAGGACCAAATCCGCTTCGCCGAAGCGCTGATCAATCCGCCCCAACCGAACGAGCGGCTGGCCCGTGCCGCGAAGCGTCATGCCGAGCTGATCGAACGCCGGTGA
- a CDS encoding HNH endonuclease, whose translation MPICAICGQDIAPADDSEEHILPGAIGGRRTVGGFLHDGCNHRSGHTWDAALEKQLRPLALHFGVKRQRGRTLRMAVTTTAGENLLLNAGGQLEMARPEIKRTPIPDGETIAVKAGSIAQARDVLEGVKRKYPKVDVEAALAGAEIQRSYAKGVVRIDLNFGGPLSGRSLVKSALALAHVTGLPIVQCRDALAYLRDADAEPCFGYYYVDDPVDGRPPAMPLHCVAIDANPETGLILGYVEYFGIHRAVVCLGRDYVGDRLKAVYALDPRTGETVEVAVRLDFDVADVRAIYDYERDDAEKRQQAFGAVFGPVLGSHQAAERDRVVRDSLNFAWANCGGVPDQPLTAEHLAKLMELFADRATPWWKHVTGLSDAAARQLALAYISQVLAVTQSTPVKP comes from the coding sequence GTGCCGATCTGCGCCATTTGCGGCCAGGACATAGCGCCCGCCGATGACTCCGAGGAGCACATTCTGCCCGGCGCGATCGGCGGGCGCCGAACCGTGGGCGGATTCCTGCACGACGGCTGCAATCACCGCTCGGGCCATACCTGGGACGCGGCGCTTGAAAAGCAGCTGCGACCGCTGGCTCTGCATTTCGGCGTGAAGCGCCAACGTGGGCGGACCTTACGCATGGCGGTCACCACGACCGCTGGTGAGAACCTCCTGCTAAACGCCGGCGGCCAGCTGGAAATGGCCCGGCCGGAGATCAAGCGCACGCCGATCCCGGATGGCGAGACCATCGCGGTCAAGGCCGGGTCGATTGCCCAGGCGCGCGACGTGCTGGAAGGGGTGAAGCGCAAATATCCGAAGGTGGACGTGGAGGCGGCCTTGGCCGGCGCCGAAATCCAACGGTCCTACGCGAAGGGCGTCGTGCGCATTGACTTGAACTTCGGGGGCCCATTGTCGGGCCGGTCCCTCGTCAAGAGCGCCTTGGCGCTGGCACACGTGACTGGCCTCCCGATAGTCCAATGCCGCGACGCGTTGGCCTACCTGCGCGATGCCGACGCAGAGCCCTGCTTCGGCTACTACTACGTCGATGACCCCGTCGACGGCCGGCCGCCGGCGATGCCGCTGCACTGTGTCGCCATCGATGCCAATCCTGAGACAGGATTGATCTTGGGCTACGTGGAATACTTCGGCATCCACCGGGCCGTGGTCTGCCTCGGCCGTGACTATGTCGGCGACCGCCTGAAGGCGGTCTATGCCCTCGATCCGCGCACCGGCGAGACCGTGGAAGTCGCGGTGCGCCTCGATTTCGACGTCGCCGATGTGCGGGCGATCTACGATTATGAGCGCGACGATGCCGAAAAGCGGCAACAGGCCTTCGGCGCCGTGTTCGGACCAGTCTTGGGCTCGCATCAGGCCGCTGAACGTGACCGGGTGGTCCGCGACAGCCTGAACTTCGCCTGGGCCAACTGCGGCGGCGTGCCGGATCAGCCACTGACCGCTGAGCATCTAGCAAAGCTGATGGAGCTGTTCGCCGACCGTGCCACGCCGTGGTGGAAGCACGTCACGGGCCTGAGCGATGCGGCGGCGCGCCAACTCGCCTTGGCCTATATCAGCCAGGTGCTGGCCGTAACGCAATCGACGCCGGTTAAGCCTTGA
- a CDS encoding tyrosine-type recombinase/integrase, with protein MAKLTKRLVDAAEPREKDYVIWDDELPGFGLRVFASGKRSYVLQYRALGRSRRYTIGLHGVWTAEAARQEAKVQLGRVAQGDNPAEERQLDHNAITVKELCTLYLNDLNAGLILGKGGRPKKPTTIVTDTGRIERHIIPLLGTRRVKDLTKADINKVLKDIMAGKTRVSVKTKKLRGKAIVRGGAGTATRTVGLLGGILTYAVEAGIITSNPAHGLRKPKDNVRKRRLSEAEYRTLGEMLRKAAEEERYAMTVDIIRQIALTGCRRSEMISLKWTEADTEASCLRLEDSKEGESIRPIGLPVVEYLEQRRTDEAGTYVFPGRGEDNAFGSFPNHWEQLFKDSPLSDVTPHVLRHSFASIANDLGFTEVTIAALVGHSKGSVTSKYIHALDTALIMAADTIAGYIDGLMNGKEFKQTAYALDRDSRKAALARFLCKAEGTESDGAGEERLAA; from the coding sequence ATGGCTAAGCTCACGAAGCGGCTCGTCGACGCTGCCGAGCCCCGCGAGAAAGACTACGTCATCTGGGATGACGAGCTACCAGGTTTCGGCCTGCGCGTCTTTGCTTCTGGCAAGCGTAGCTACGTCCTTCAATACCGGGCATTGGGCCGCTCGCGCCGCTACACGATCGGCTTGCATGGCGTCTGGACCGCCGAAGCGGCGAGGCAGGAGGCGAAGGTGCAATTGGGTCGCGTTGCCCAGGGGGACAATCCCGCTGAAGAACGCCAGCTTGATCATAACGCCATCACGGTCAAAGAGCTTTGCACCCTCTATCTCAATGACCTCAACGCAGGTCTTATCCTCGGGAAAGGCGGGCGCCCTAAAAAGCCGACGACAATTGTCACGGACACCGGGCGCATCGAGCGGCACATCATTCCGCTCCTGGGGACGCGCCGCGTGAAGGATCTGACCAAGGCCGACATCAACAAGGTCTTGAAGGACATCATGGCCGGCAAGACCCGAGTTTCGGTTAAAACGAAGAAGCTGCGCGGCAAGGCCATTGTCCGCGGTGGGGCCGGAACGGCCACGCGAACGGTCGGACTCCTCGGCGGCATTCTAACCTATGCGGTAGAGGCCGGGATCATCACGTCCAATCCGGCCCACGGTCTCCGCAAGCCAAAGGACAACGTGCGAAAGCGACGACTGTCCGAAGCGGAGTATCGAACGCTAGGCGAGATGCTGCGCAAAGCCGCCGAGGAGGAGAGGTACGCGATGACGGTGGATATCATTCGCCAAATCGCCCTGACTGGCTGCCGTCGCAGCGAAATGATCAGCCTGAAGTGGACCGAGGCGGACACCGAAGCGAGCTGTCTGCGGCTCGAAGATAGCAAGGAAGGCGAATCCATCCGCCCGATCGGGTTGCCGGTTGTCGAGTATCTGGAGCAACGACGCACCGACGAGGCGGGCACATATGTCTTCCCCGGCCGTGGCGAGGACAACGCGTTCGGGAGCTTCCCCAACCACTGGGAGCAACTCTTCAAGGACTCTCCGCTTTCCGATGTGACGCCACACGTCCTCCGCCACAGCTTCGCGAGCATCGCCAACGACCTCGGCTTCACCGAGGTGACGATTGCCGCCTTGGTCGGTCACTCAAAGGGCTCTGTTACCAGCAAATACATCCATGCGCTCGACACCGCCCTGATCATGGCGGCGGATACAATCGCCGGGTACATAGATGGCCTCATGAACGGGAAGGAATTTAAGCAAACCGCATACGCCCTGGATCGCGACTCCCGTAAAGCTGCTCTTGCGCGCTTCCTTTGCAAGGCGGAGGGAACGGAGAGCGACGGTGCCGGCGAGGAGCGTCTTGCTGCATAG
- a CDS encoding ATP-dependent nuclease, with amino-acid sequence MQIAKLEIENFRGIREGTVLFSPHTVFVGANNCGKTTVVEALALLFGRDRMIRQLTEHDFYGSNPQPPDRIRLIATVIDFEGDDPAQHMDWFRDDRGVVKWWNPANGAVMPARTDPAWRLACQVAFSARFHRPSLEVETLRYFHDDDAVDDVFSEESTTGFPARLIRDIGFFFVPAARTWDRTVSFGSELFRRVVAAGEGQPSESVLSERDRLRVPDTRLEEDERLAPIVAQLNLELRGFFRTAPTLHLRVTATDSDGLLESVVSHYAHEGADLPLPARRHGSGLLSLQHLLLLLQFGRLRADAQEGFWMALEEPELHVPPALQRRLVHRIQALSQQTFVSTHSPMVAALADPKGVAVLRNDNGQLTSIPLLTSMLPADTPNSVRKLFQVNRVETIAALMHEFVLVPEGRTDYEWMGLLVRAVDLHQSWAAADECRFDAFVGVIPTHDGAVVRTVDAMAPLHPRVVAIVDGDAEGLGYAAALTAAGAPNSGVIIRWADGQMLEDTLGWIIDADAAACLAAIHIDNPPATSADLVARLKSENRNAGGLKKDTSSYESIAAAIGANEACCARARSLLNGIADLAKGVANPMFVADANNAAIRVFQP; translated from the coding sequence TTGCAGATCGCAAAGCTAGAGATCGAGAATTTTCGCGGTATCCGTGAGGGCACGGTCCTGTTCTCGCCCCATACCGTCTTCGTTGGAGCGAACAACTGCGGGAAGACAACGGTCGTCGAGGCGTTAGCGCTTCTGTTTGGCCGAGACCGGATGATCCGCCAACTGACGGAGCACGACTTCTACGGTAGCAATCCGCAGCCGCCAGACCGCATCCGCCTGATCGCAACGGTCATCGACTTCGAAGGCGACGATCCTGCCCAGCACATGGACTGGTTTCGCGACGACAGAGGCGTGGTGAAATGGTGGAATCCGGCGAACGGCGCCGTGATGCCGGCGCGCACCGATCCCGCTTGGCGTCTCGCTTGCCAGGTCGCCTTCTCCGCCCGGTTCCACCGGCCGTCGCTGGAAGTGGAAACGCTGCGGTATTTCCACGATGACGATGCGGTCGACGATGTGTTCTCCGAAGAGAGCACCACCGGCTTTCCGGCACGCTTGATCAGAGACATCGGCTTCTTCTTCGTGCCCGCGGCACGAACATGGGACCGAACGGTCTCGTTCGGATCGGAACTGTTCAGGCGGGTTGTCGCGGCCGGCGAGGGCCAACCATCGGAGTCCGTCCTTAGTGAGCGCGATAGGTTGCGAGTGCCCGATACGCGCCTGGAGGAGGACGAACGCCTCGCACCGATTGTCGCGCAACTGAACCTCGAATTGCGCGGGTTCTTCCGGACAGCGCCGACACTCCATTTGAGAGTGACCGCGACCGACAGCGACGGTTTGCTGGAGTCGGTAGTGTCGCACTACGCGCACGAGGGAGCTGATTTGCCTCTGCCGGCGAGGCGGCACGGCAGCGGGCTGCTGTCGCTACAGCACTTGCTGTTGCTGCTTCAGTTCGGACGACTTCGCGCGGACGCCCAAGAGGGCTTCTGGATGGCGTTGGAGGAGCCTGAGCTTCACGTCCCTCCCGCACTTCAGCGGCGATTGGTCCATCGCATCCAGGCGCTTTCTCAGCAGACGTTCGTTTCAACACACTCGCCGATGGTGGCGGCGCTCGCCGATCCGAAGGGCGTTGCTGTGCTTCGCAACGACAACGGTCAACTCACGTCCATCCCTTTGCTGACGTCCATGCTGCCGGCTGACACACCGAATAGCGTCCGCAAGCTCTTCCAGGTCAATCGCGTCGAGACGATTGCCGCCTTGATGCACGAGTTCGTCTTGGTCCCCGAAGGACGCACCGACTACGAATGGATGGGGCTTCTGGTGCGCGCGGTCGACCTGCACCAAAGCTGGGCAGCAGCAGACGAATGCAGGTTCGACGCTTTTGTCGGCGTGATCCCCACGCATGATGGAGCGGTTGTCCGAACCGTCGACGCCATGGCGCCCCTCCACCCGCGAGTGGTGGCGATCGTCGACGGTGACGCCGAAGGTTTGGGCTACGCCGCCGCCCTCACCGCTGCCGGTGCTCCGAATTCAGGCGTGATCATCCGCTGGGCGGATGGTCAGATGCTTGAGGATACGCTCGGTTGGATCATCGACGCGGACGCGGCCGCCTGCCTTGCGGCAATCCATATCGACAACCCGCCGGCGACGTCGGCGGATTTGGTTGCGCGCCTGAAAAGTGAGAACCGCAATGCCGGTGGGCTCAAGAAAGACACGTCCAGCTACGAGTCCATCGCCGCCGCAATCGGAGCAAACGAAGCTTGCTGTGCACGGGCCCGCTCCCTGCTGAACGGAATCGCGGATCTCGCGAAGGGAGTGGCGAACCCCATGTTTGTCGCCGATGCGAACAACGCTGCGATCAGGGTCTTTCAGCCGTGA
- a CDS encoding P-loop NTPase family protein, with translation METFNLDARQLARIEAVHRGFLYQHLYAAACLFRAARSGVTHIVVENDEDVEVVLPDRRIYAQIKTRGSRLIFSDIEGALTRFDEIRAEHLAGRRSGACQFVIVSNTALGPDLAERAKNSAWPADVALVHPGCASPDAALPEPWETIGEAFEACRAAAETLPFSVLAPETLVWKLAGRILAASAGIEPNPNHTFVVDALPDLFEQLVVQLHDFPAPPLRYRPQEQEPALASAHQVRLVVGFSGAGKTSWVSQTALHATDRLAYYDVADISGPALASAVARELAARMFGSRGGTLGEILLPGASGTEVLFAIGRHLADDGLTATVVLDNAHRVAPGDIASLIGASQQLRFVLLAQPSPSIARLEATLGISAERLLGWSNETAAVEGASLGCRGDFADYERLLKLTAGLPLYVQNALKIAADSYDGSVDRLCTALEERTHIVETAQELILADVFDTFNDNERRAVAALSLSDVPLAQAEATTVLQRTFGIASADAAAAFRRLRSSGSIQIFGVDRFKIHDAIRPLGRAFLNVCGSPAVKTAQEAIRDLVMVALPKEHDRQRVFLLLRMFVALGNVKPLVEMATDELFHELGYMDEISAFLTEAAASPDIAAEDRFWALDGLVFAHFKDGDDTDIRSKLDRMDELIKANNLGQSERLAVGMKRMVFAARDKDVATVKRIMSELSRVLPQTPQHLRVAKYNYAHALFELGMMDECVSGTLDLIAEYYDLLGLRLADVMGNNPDKIFPLLKGENHTDDLKHLADSLDLQSKAVKATGNNPGLAPIHAMKFYSMAQSLDSFVRVGQELVDDFIGRNDYVGARDVIERNLMPTIMDLKLAGRVIPVRSQYAVVLAYCGAFDAADAEMTRLAPYESGLDARGQWELRNQRALIAHLKDNPPPPQWQMPPKLGGPAT, from the coding sequence ATGGAGACCTTCAACCTAGACGCTCGCCAGCTCGCTCGGATCGAAGCTGTTCATCGTGGCTTCCTCTACCAGCACCTCTACGCGGCTGCCTGCTTGTTCCGCGCCGCACGTTCGGGCGTCACGCATATCGTCGTCGAGAACGACGAAGACGTTGAAGTGGTGCTTCCCGACAGGCGCATCTACGCGCAGATAAAAACCCGCGGATCACGCCTCATATTCAGTGATATCGAGGGCGCGCTCACGCGGTTCGATGAAATTCGGGCAGAACACCTCGCGGGCCGGCGAAGCGGCGCTTGCCAGTTCGTTATCGTCTCAAATACGGCACTGGGCCCCGACCTGGCCGAGCGCGCCAAAAATTCCGCGTGGCCCGCCGACGTTGCTCTCGTGCATCCGGGGTGTGCCTCCCCAGACGCTGCGCTTCCCGAACCGTGGGAAACTATTGGCGAGGCCTTCGAAGCATGCCGAGCAGCGGCAGAGACACTCCCGTTCTCGGTCTTGGCGCCGGAGACGCTCGTTTGGAAACTCGCGGGCCGGATCTTAGCGGCTTCAGCAGGAATCGAGCCAAACCCCAACCACACATTCGTGGTCGACGCCCTTCCTGACCTCTTCGAACAGCTTGTCGTGCAACTTCACGACTTCCCGGCGCCGCCTCTGCGATACCGGCCCCAGGAGCAGGAGCCGGCGCTCGCCAGCGCGCACCAGGTGCGGCTCGTTGTCGGCTTCTCTGGCGCTGGCAAAACGTCCTGGGTGTCGCAAACGGCTCTGCATGCAACCGACAGGCTGGCCTATTACGATGTTGCGGACATCTCAGGCCCCGCGCTGGCGAGCGCCGTCGCGCGCGAGTTGGCCGCCCGAATGTTCGGCTCGCGCGGCGGCACCCTCGGGGAAATTCTCTTGCCTGGAGCTAGCGGGACGGAGGTCCTCTTCGCAATCGGTCGCCACCTCGCGGACGACGGTCTCACCGCGACCGTCGTCCTCGACAACGCCCACCGTGTTGCCCCTGGCGACATCGCATCCCTCATTGGAGCGTCCCAGCAACTGCGCTTCGTCCTGCTCGCTCAACCGAGCCCGTCGATCGCACGACTTGAAGCCACGCTCGGCATATCAGCAGAGCGACTGCTCGGTTGGTCCAACGAAACTGCGGCGGTAGAAGGCGCATCGCTCGGATGTCGCGGCGACTTCGCAGACTATGAGCGATTGCTGAAGCTCACCGCGGGTCTGCCGCTCTACGTTCAGAATGCGCTGAAGATTGCCGCTGATTCCTATGATGGAAGTGTCGACCGTTTGTGCACGGCGCTTGAAGAGCGGACGCACATTGTCGAGACGGCGCAGGAACTCATCCTCGCGGACGTGTTCGACACTTTCAATGACAATGAGCGGCGTGCTGTTGCGGCGCTCAGCCTCAGCGATGTCCCGCTCGCCCAGGCCGAAGCCACCACCGTACTGCAGCGGACGTTCGGCATAGCGTCCGCCGACGCGGCGGCCGCGTTTCGCCGGCTTCGCTCAAGCGGCTCGATCCAGATCTTCGGTGTCGACCGCTTCAAGATCCACGACGCTATCCGGCCGCTCGGACGCGCGTTCCTCAACGTTTGCGGGTCTCCAGCGGTCAAGACAGCGCAGGAGGCCATCCGTGACCTCGTGATGGTCGCGCTGCCCAAAGAGCATGATCGTCAGCGAGTATTCCTATTGCTGCGCATGTTTGTGGCCTTGGGCAATGTGAAGCCGTTGGTCGAAATGGCAACGGACGAGCTGTTCCATGAGCTCGGCTACATGGATGAGATTTCCGCCTTTCTGACCGAGGCGGCTGCGTCTCCCGACATTGCGGCCGAAGATCGGTTTTGGGCCCTCGATGGGCTCGTCTTCGCGCATTTCAAGGACGGCGACGATACGGACATCCGTAGCAAGCTCGATCGTATGGATGAACTGATCAAAGCCAACAATCTCGGTCAGTCCGAACGCCTCGCCGTCGGCATGAAACGAATGGTCTTTGCAGCACGCGACAAGGACGTCGCGACCGTGAAGAGAATTATGAGCGAGCTGAGCCGCGTGCTGCCGCAAACGCCACAGCACCTCAGGGTCGCAAAATACAATTATGCACACGCCCTTTTCGAACTCGGCATGATGGACGAGTGCGTCTCTGGCACCCTCGATCTGATCGCCGAATATTATGACCTGCTCGGACTCAGGTTAGCCGACGTGATGGGGAACAACCCCGACAAGATTTTCCCCCTGCTCAAAGGCGAGAACCACACCGACGACTTGAAACATCTCGCTGACTCGCTCGATCTCCAATCCAAGGCGGTGAAGGCGACCGGAAACAACCCCGGCCTAGCCCCAATCCACGCGATGAAGTTCTACTCGATGGCTCAATCGCTGGATTCCTTCGTGAGAGTCGGCCAAGAACTCGTTGACGACTTCATCGGTCGAAACGACTACGTCGGCGCCCGCGACGTGATCGAGCGAAACCTCATGCCGACCATCATGGATTTGAAGCTCGCCGGCCGGGTTATCCCTGTGCGCAGCCAGTACGCCGTAGTCCTCGCTTATTGCGGAGCGTTCGATGCGGCCGATGCTGAGATGACCCGGCTAGCACCCTATGAGAGCGGGTTGGACGCTCGCGGCCAATGGGAATTACGAAATCAACGAGCGCTAATCGCCCATCTAAAGGATAATCCCCCGCCGCCGCAGTGGCAGATGCCGCCCAAACTCGGCGGGCCAGCCACATAG
- a CDS encoding HlyD family secretion protein: MADYQDTEEPAPADITRNAPLRAPSRRRLPWKRGLFALIALGVVAAAGYYWYLTRDEVSTDDAYTDGRAITIAPQVSGNVITLAVDDNQFVHRGDLLVAIDPRPFRAARDQARGQLELARAQRDNARISLDIAKTTYPARLASAQAAVASAQAAAVKAQSDLRRQRALPPAATTRELLDAAIAADDQAEAAVRQAQAQLAEANLVAQNIAAAETQVKQLDAQVEAAQAALDQAEINLGFTNVTAPQDGWITKRNVELGNFVQPGQQILAIVSPQVWITANFKETQLDRMRPGQKVMIRVDAYPALSLTGHVDSIQKGSGSKFTAFPPENATGNFVKIVQRVPVKIDIDSGLDPQLPLPLGISVEPTVSVR; this comes from the coding sequence ATGGCGGACTATCAGGATACCGAGGAGCCGGCACCGGCCGATATCACGCGCAACGCACCGCTCCGCGCGCCTTCGCGGCGGCGGCTGCCCTGGAAACGCGGGCTGTTCGCGCTGATCGCGCTCGGCGTCGTCGCCGCCGCCGGTTATTATTGGTATCTCACGCGCGACGAGGTGAGCACCGATGATGCCTATACCGACGGCCGCGCCATCACCATCGCGCCGCAAGTCTCGGGCAACGTGATCACCCTCGCGGTCGATGACAATCAGTTCGTCCATCGCGGCGATCTTCTGGTCGCGATCGATCCGCGCCCGTTCCGCGCCGCCCGCGACCAGGCGCGCGGCCAGCTCGAACTCGCGCGCGCCCAGCGCGACAATGCCCGCATCAGCCTCGACATCGCCAAAACCACCTATCCCGCGCGCCTGGCCTCGGCGCAGGCGGCGGTGGCCTCGGCGCAAGCGGCGGCGGTGAAGGCGCAATCCGATCTCCGCCGTCAGCGCGCCTTGCCGCCGGCGGCGACCACGCGCGAACTGCTCGACGCCGCCATCGCCGCCGACGACCAGGCCGAGGCCGCCGTGCGGCAAGCGCAAGCGCAGCTCGCCGAGGCCAATCTCGTCGCCCAGAACATCGCGGCGGCGGAAACCCAGGTGAAGCAGCTCGATGCCCAGGTGGAGGCGGCGCAGGCGGCGCTCGATCAGGCCGAGATCAATCTCGGCTTCACCAACGTTACCGCGCCGCAGGATGGCTGGATCACCAAGCGCAATGTCGAGCTTGGCAATTTCGTCCAGCCCGGCCAGCAGATTCTCGCGATCGTCTCGCCGCAAGTCTGGATCACCGCCAATTTCAAGGAAACCCAGCTCGATCGCATGCGCCCGGGGCAGAAGGTCATGATCCGGGTCGATGCCTATCCCGCGCTTTCCCTCACCGGCCATGTCGACAGCATCCAGAAGGGATCGGGCAGCAAATTCACCGCCTTCCCGCCGGAAAACGCCACCGGCAATTTCGTCAAGATCGTCCAGCGGGTGCCGGTAAAAATCGATATCGACAGCGGGCTTGACCCGCAACTGCCCCTCCCGCTCGGGATCTCGGTCGAGCCCACGGTGAGCGTGCGCTAG